In the genome of Chryseobacterium arthrosphaerae, one region contains:
- the pruA gene encoding L-glutamate gamma-semialdehyde dehydrogenase — translation MSKAISQVPLAVNEPVNSYVPGSPEVKSLIDTYKKMWAEKVEIPMIINGKEVKTDKKVQLQSPQDHAHDFGFYYQGGMQHVDDAINAALAAKKEWNELGWEQRAAIFLKAADLLAGPYRDVINAATMIGQSKNVHQAEIDSACEFIDFLRFNVEFMTEMYSEQPVSDNGIWNRVEYRPLEGFCFAVTPFNFTAISGNLPTCMAMLGNVVVWKPSDKQVYSAKVIMDVLTEAGLPAGVINMIFTDGKETAEKVLAHPDFAGLHFTGSTKVFQGMWKMIGDNIHNYRTYPRIVGETGGKDFVIAHPSANVEAVATALVRGAFEYQGQKCSAASRAYIPKSLWADVKKVMEAQMATIKIGSPEDPSNFVNAVIDKNSFEKCKGYITRANESSEATVAIGGTCDDSKGWFVHPTVIETTNPQYESMVEEIFGPILSVFVYEDADWKETLKLVDSSSPYSLTGSVFSQDRYAIAEAYKALENASGNFYINDKPTGAVVGQQPFGGGRASGTNDKAGSKMNLLRWTSVRSVKETFVSPKDYKYPYLG, via the coding sequence ATGTCAAAAGCAATTTCGCAAGTACCATTAGCGGTAAACGAGCCGGTAAATTCTTATGTACCGGGATCTCCGGAAGTTAAAAGCCTTATCGACACTTATAAAAAAATGTGGGCTGAAAAGGTTGAAATTCCAATGATCATCAACGGAAAAGAGGTAAAAACTGATAAAAAAGTACAGCTTCAGTCTCCACAGGATCATGCTCATGACTTCGGATTCTACTACCAGGGTGGTATGCAGCATGTAGATGACGCTATCAATGCAGCATTGGCAGCTAAGAAAGAATGGAATGAACTGGGTTGGGAGCAACGTGCAGCTATTTTCTTAAAAGCAGCTGATCTTTTGGCAGGTCCTTACAGAGATGTAATCAATGCTGCTACGATGATCGGGCAATCTAAAAACGTACACCAGGCTGAAATTGATTCTGCTTGTGAGTTCATCGACTTCTTAAGATTCAATGTAGAATTCATGACAGAAATGTATTCTGAGCAGCCGGTATCTGACAATGGTATCTGGAACCGTGTAGAGTACAGACCATTGGAAGGATTCTGTTTTGCGGTAACTCCATTCAACTTTACAGCGATTTCCGGAAATCTTCCTACGTGTATGGCGATGTTAGGAAACGTTGTGGTTTGGAAGCCTTCTGACAAGCAGGTTTATTCTGCTAAAGTGATCATGGATGTATTAACTGAGGCTGGTCTTCCTGCCGGGGTTATCAATATGATCTTTACAGATGGTAAAGAAACTGCTGAGAAAGTATTGGCCCACCCGGATTTTGCAGGTCTTCACTTCACAGGATCTACAAAAGTATTCCAGGGAATGTGGAAAATGATCGGTGATAATATCCACAACTACAGAACCTATCCGAGAATCGTTGGGGAAACCGGTGGTAAAGACTTTGTGATTGCTCACCCGTCTGCTAATGTAGAAGCGGTAGCTACTGCCTTAGTAAGAGGTGCTTTCGAATACCAGGGGCAGAAATGTTCTGCAGCTTCAAGAGCTTATATCCCTAAATCTCTTTGGGCTGATGTGAAAAAAGTAATGGAAGCTCAGATGGCTACTATTAAAATCGGTTCTCCTGAGGATCCGTCAAATTTCGTGAACGCTGTAATCGATAAAAATTCTTTCGAAAAATGTAAAGGATACATCACCAGAGCAAATGAATCTTCTGAAGCTACTGTAGCTATCGGTGGAACATGTGATGATTCTAAAGGATGGTTTGTACACCCAACCGTTATTGAAACTACAAACCCTCAATACGAAAGTATGGTAGAAGAAATCTTCGGCCCAATCCTTTCCGTATTTGTTTATGAAGATGCAGACTGGAAAGAGACTCTTAAATTGGTAGATTCTTCTTCTCCTTATTCATTAACAGGTTCCGTATTCTCTCAGGACCGTTATGCTATTGCTGAAGCTTACAAAGCGTTAGAAAATGCATCCGGTAACTTCTACATCAACGATAAACCGACTGGTGCCGTAGTAGGACAACAGCCTTTCGGTGGTGGCAGAGCTTCAGGAACTAACGATAAAGCAGGTTCCAAAATGAACCTTCTCAGATGGACGTCTGTAAGAAGTGTGAAAGAAACTTTTGTTTCTCCAAAAGATTACAAATACCCATATCTGGGATAA
- a CDS encoding cytochrome C551: MLTAIGIGLFAVSCGTKESTMSSSSRDSTVTDSVQRNTPPATTDTMTTKMTNPDTIKIKKDSMVTTPVK, encoded by the coding sequence TTGCTAACAGCCATCGGAATAGGATTATTTGCCGTGAGCTGTGGAACCAAAGAATCGACCATGTCATCGAGTAGCCGTGATTCGACTGTGACAGACAGTGTACAAAGAAATACACCACCTGCAACGACTGATACAATGACTACAAAAATGACGAATCCTGACACCATCAAGATAAAAAAGGATTCAATGGTGACAACTCCGGTCAAATAG